From a region of the Gemmatimonas aurantiaca genome:
- a CDS encoding zinc-dependent metalloprotease — MRYAHSAFATAGLASVGFALGACAPKSPPAATPAPAPAAARPAAGPAPTAGPTGGQPGGGAPGASGQDPQPRPYGAVITSRAVTKNGVFKVHQVGARLYFEIPRTELGKDYVVVTTLAGTPDEIGIRGTQGGNNLVRFERRDNRVLVREASYRDIIADTAASQRLAAELIGVTKILTALNIEAYGPDSSAVVEVTRMFTGGVPEYSALGRRAQVDAARSYIERFAAYSRNVNVTAVQTFTPQGAASGGGGPGGPGGANATAPTTEKYTFSIAKLPEDPMMPRLQDDRVGYFGVMQRDFSGATQRVEARRYISRWRLECSDRKVGNLCVPKKPITYYLDPATPAWLKPWIRKGIEAWQPAFEAAGFYQGIIAAEAPTNDPDFSGEDATVSMVRWLPSATENAVGPSLKDPRTGEILDADVQTYLNVMNLTRAWYFTQVGPLDPRAQKLPFPDTLAGRLLEYVTAHEVGHTLGFPHNFKASSMYPLDSVRSKTWVAKMGHTPTLMDYARFNYVAQPEDGIALDDLIPKVGPYDVYAVKWGYSPIPGARTPEDERRQLDQWARMQDTIPWYRFSNDAGAQGADPAEQSEAVGDADAVRATALGIRNLKRVMGFLESATAWKEGDTYENLEELYGRTVNQWATELAHVSRIVGAEYRQQKRVGQTGPVWRNVEPQRQKDAVQFLLDNAYVTPTWLLDDNILRKFEANGSLNRVGAAQARSLTALLANDRLARMVELEARAKSRNEVYPVADMLADLRRGLWKETATGAPIDAFRRRLQRVYLEQMAAKINPPTPAAGGQGGAPAGFGPAPVSPADIRAILKSEMRALDTQLASAIGRTGDRMSRAHLEDARDQIKTMLDKKD, encoded by the coding sequence ATGCGTTACGCTCATTCTGCCTTCGCCACCGCCGGCCTGGCCTCGGTCGGCTTCGCGCTCGGCGCCTGCGCGCCCAAGTCCCCACCCGCCGCCACGCCGGCGCCGGCACCCGCGGCGGCCCGACCGGCCGCCGGTCCGGCCCCGACGGCAGGACCGACGGGCGGACAGCCCGGCGGTGGTGCCCCTGGTGCCTCCGGCCAGGATCCGCAACCTCGCCCGTACGGCGCCGTCATCACCTCCCGCGCGGTCACGAAGAACGGCGTCTTCAAGGTGCATCAGGTGGGCGCACGTCTCTACTTCGAGATCCCGCGCACCGAACTCGGAAAGGACTACGTCGTCGTCACCACGCTGGCCGGCACGCCCGACGAAATCGGCATCCGCGGCACGCAGGGTGGCAACAATCTCGTGCGCTTCGAACGACGCGACAATCGCGTACTCGTGCGCGAGGCGTCCTATCGGGACATCATCGCCGATACCGCCGCGTCGCAGCGTCTCGCGGCGGAGCTCATCGGCGTCACCAAGATCCTCACGGCGCTGAACATCGAAGCCTATGGCCCCGACAGCTCGGCGGTCGTGGAAGTGACGCGCATGTTCACGGGCGGGGTGCCGGAATACTCGGCGCTGGGTCGCCGCGCGCAGGTCGATGCCGCGCGTTCGTACATCGAACGGTTCGCCGCCTACTCGCGCAACGTGAACGTCACTGCCGTGCAGACATTCACACCGCAGGGCGCGGCGTCCGGCGGTGGCGGTCCCGGTGGCCCGGGCGGCGCGAACGCCACGGCGCCCACCACCGAGAAGTACACCTTCTCGATCGCGAAGCTGCCGGAAGATCCCATGATGCCGCGGCTGCAGGACGACCGCGTGGGATACTTCGGCGTGATGCAGCGCGATTTCTCGGGCGCGACGCAGCGCGTGGAAGCGCGTCGTTACATCTCGCGCTGGCGTCTCGAATGCAGCGATCGGAAGGTCGGCAATCTCTGCGTGCCGAAGAAGCCCATCACGTACTACCTCGATCCGGCCACCCCGGCCTGGCTCAAGCCGTGGATCCGCAAGGGCATCGAAGCCTGGCAGCCGGCATTCGAGGCGGCCGGCTTCTATCAGGGTATCATCGCGGCCGAAGCGCCCACCAACGATCCCGATTTTTCGGGTGAAGACGCCACGGTGAGCATGGTGCGCTGGCTGCCGTCGGCCACCGAGAATGCCGTGGGTCCGTCGCTCAAGGACCCGCGCACCGGCGAGATTCTCGACGCCGACGTGCAGACGTATCTCAATGTCATGAATCTCACGCGGGCCTGGTACTTCACGCAGGTCGGGCCGCTCGATCCGCGTGCGCAGAAGCTGCCCTTCCCCGACACGCTCGCCGGCCGCCTGCTCGAATACGTGACGGCGCACGAAGTCGGTCACACCCTCGGCTTCCCGCACAACTTCAAGGCCAGCTCGATGTATCCGCTGGACTCGGTGCGCTCGAAGACGTGGGTGGCGAAGATGGGCCACACGCCCACGCTCATGGACTATGCCCGTTTCAACTATGTCGCCCAGCCCGAGGACGGCATCGCACTCGACGATCTCATTCCGAAGGTCGGACCGTACGACGTCTACGCGGTGAAGTGGGGATACAGCCCGATTCCCGGCGCGCGCACGCCCGAAGACGAACGTCGTCAGCTCGATCAGTGGGCACGCATGCAGGACACGATCCCCTGGTATCGCTTCAGCAACGACGCCGGTGCCCAGGGGGCGGACCCCGCGGAGCAGTCCGAGGCCGTGGGTGATGCCGACGCGGTGCGCGCCACCGCCCTGGGCATCAGGAATCTCAAGCGGGTGATGGGCTTCCTCGAAAGCGCCACCGCGTGGAAGGAAGGCGACACGTACGAAAATCTCGAGGAGCTGTATGGCCGCACGGTGAACCAGTGGGCCACGGAACTCGCGCACGTGTCCCGCATCGTCGGTGCCGAATACCGTCAGCAGAAGCGCGTGGGGCAGACGGGACCGGTGTGGCGCAACGTGGAACCGCAGCGCCAGAAGGACGCGGTGCAGTTCCTGCTCGACAACGCCTACGTCACCCCCACGTGGCTGCTTGACGACAACATCCTGCGTAAGTTCGAGGCGAACGGTTCGCTGAACCGCGTGGGGGCCGCGCAGGCGCGTTCGCTCACCGCGCTGCTGGCCAACGATCGCCTGGCGCGCATGGTGGAACTCGAAGCGCGTGCGAAGTCGCGCAACGAAGTGTATCCGGTGGCCGACATGCTGGCCGATCTGCGTCGGGGTCTCTGGAAGGAAACCGCCACCGGTGCACCGATCGATGCGTTCCGTCGACGGCTACAGCGGGTGTATCTCGAGCAGATGGCCGCCAAGATCAATCCGCCCACACCGGCTGCCGGTGGACAGGGTGGCGCGCCCGCCGGCTTCGGACCGGCGCCGGTGAGTCCGGCCGATATCCGCGCCATTCTCAAGAGTGAGATGCGGGCGCTCGACACGCAGCTCGCGTCGGCCATCGGCCGCACGGGCGATCGCATGAGCCGGGCACATCTCGAAGACGCACGCGATCAGATCAAGACCATGCTGGACAAGAAGGACTGA
- a CDS encoding zinc-dependent metalloprotease, whose protein sequence is MRRDLIPHVMPLAAAALMAAACKPASKPAPAATPANNRPPAAMPAGQNAPGQPGGGQPTGGQPPAGVPNLGALAGALAGAQGEPTPRPYASVITARARSKQGVFDVHQIGARLYFEIPASQLGKDFMVTTVLAGTNAAITGSTNGPTRLVRFERRDNRILLRDVNYNNVASDTTLQTERAMSLIQFYPIIAAFNVDAYGKDSAAVIDVTRLFVGGVQEFTANGRRAVVDASRSFVDKFSAFSRNVNVTAIQTFTPQATPGAASLPIFGGGAPTSTTEAYTFSIVRLPDDPMMPRLADERVGFFSRTRTDFGSREQRVLPRRYISRWRLECSDRKQGNLCVPKKPITYYVDPATPTWLVPWVKAGIEEWQPAFETAGFAKGIVAGEAPNDPDFSGEDASVAMIRWLPSPVANAQGPSLVDPRTGEIIDADVQMYHNILDLQRDWYFSQVGHLDKRAQTFPFPDSLMGRLIQFVVAHEVGHTLGFPHNFKSSSMYPLDSIRSKTWVAKMGHSPSIMDYARFNYVAQPEDNIPLSDLVPKVGVYDKYAVMWGYSPIPGATSPESELRQLDAWARMQDTIPWYRFANDAGAGGADPGEQSEAVGDADAVGATTLGFKNLARVMKLVDGATSGDKTADFSLLRATYNGVISQWALEANHVTKIVGGLDRQEKRQSQSGPVWTPVSRTRQKAAVKFLVDQVFTTPTYLIDVPTLRRLESEGNINRVVNAQSRTLNSLLANAKLQRLVEIEATSTNQANVYPLGEMLSDVRRGLWSELASGKPVTAYRRRLQNNYLEMMAAKIKPPAPSPVEAQIAQLLGMPLVQPRDFRAMVKDEMRTLDRELTAAIGRTGDRASRAHMQDARDQIKTMLDTDK, encoded by the coding sequence ATGCGTCGCGACCTCATTCCGCATGTCATGCCCCTCGCGGCGGCCGCGCTGATGGCCGCCGCGTGCAAACCGGCCAGCAAGCCGGCACCGGCCGCGACCCCCGCCAACAATCGTCCACCGGCGGCAATGCCCGCGGGCCAGAATGCCCCCGGGCAACCGGGTGGCGGACAGCCCACGGGGGGACAACCGCCGGCCGGTGTGCCCAATCTCGGAGCGCTGGCCGGCGCGTTGGCTGGTGCGCAGGGAGAGCCCACCCCGCGCCCCTACGCGTCCGTCATCACGGCGCGTGCCCGCTCGAAGCAGGGCGTCTTCGATGTGCATCAGATCGGTGCGCGCCTCTACTTCGAGATCCCGGCGTCGCAGCTCGGCAAGGACTTCATGGTGACCACCGTGCTGGCCGGCACCAATGCCGCGATCACCGGCAGCACCAACGGTCCCACACGGCTCGTGCGCTTCGAACGCCGGGACAACCGCATCCTGCTGCGCGACGTCAACTACAACAACGTGGCGTCGGATACCACGCTGCAGACCGAACGCGCGATGTCGCTGATCCAGTTCTATCCGATCATCGCCGCGTTCAATGTCGATGCGTACGGCAAGGACAGCGCGGCGGTGATCGACGTGACGCGACTGTTCGTGGGTGGGGTGCAGGAGTTCACCGCCAATGGCCGCCGGGCCGTGGTCGATGCATCACGGTCGTTCGTGGACAAGTTCTCGGCGTTCTCCCGCAACGTGAACGTCACCGCCATCCAGACGTTCACCCCGCAGGCGACACCCGGCGCGGCCTCGCTCCCGATCTTCGGCGGCGGCGCGCCCACCAGCACGACGGAAGCATACACGTTCTCCATCGTGCGGCTGCCGGATGATCCGATGATGCCGAGGCTGGCCGACGAACGGGTCGGATTCTTCTCGCGCACGCGTACCGACTTCGGCTCACGTGAACAGCGCGTGCTGCCGCGTCGCTACATCAGCCGCTGGCGCCTCGAGTGCTCCGACCGGAAACAGGGCAACCTCTGCGTCCCGAAAAAGCCGATCACGTACTATGTCGATCCCGCCACGCCCACCTGGCTCGTGCCGTGGGTGAAGGCGGGCATCGAGGAATGGCAGCCGGCGTTCGAAACCGCCGGGTTTGCCAAAGGCATCGTGGCCGGCGAAGCGCCCAACGATCCCGATTTTTCGGGCGAGGACGCGAGCGTCGCGATGATCCGCTGGCTGCCGTCGCCGGTGGCCAATGCGCAGGGACCCAGCCTGGTCGATCCCCGCACCGGCGAGATCATCGATGCCGACGTGCAGATGTATCACAACATCCTCGACCTGCAGCGCGACTGGTATTTCTCGCAGGTGGGGCATCTCGACAAACGTGCGCAGACGTTCCCGTTCCCCGATTCGCTGATGGGCCGTCTCATCCAGTTCGTCGTGGCACACGAAGTCGGGCACACGCTGGGCTTCCCGCACAATTTCAAGAGCAGCTCGATGTACCCGCTGGATTCGATCCGCTCGAAGACGTGGGTGGCGAAGATGGGACACTCGCCATCCATCATGGACTACGCGCGGTTCAACTACGTCGCGCAACCGGAAGACAACATTCCGCTGTCCGATCTGGTGCCGAAGGTGGGCGTGTACGACAAGTACGCCGTGATGTGGGGATACTCGCCGATTCCGGGCGCCACCTCGCCGGAGTCCGAACTGCGACAGCTCGATGCCTGGGCGCGCATGCAGGACACCATCCCCTGGTATCGTTTCGCGAATGACGCCGGTGCCGGCGGCGCCGATCCCGGTGAACAGTCGGAAGCGGTGGGTGATGCCGACGCGGTGGGCGCCACCACACTCGGCTTCAAGAACCTCGCCCGCGTCATGAAGCTGGTGGATGGTGCCACCAGCGGCGACAAGACCGCCGATTTCTCCCTGCTGCGTGCCACCTACAACGGCGTCATCAGCCAGTGGGCGCTCGAAGCCAACCACGTGACGAAGATCGTGGGCGGTCTCGACCGACAGGAGAAGCGGCAGAGTCAGAGCGGTCCGGTGTGGACGCCGGTGTCACGCACCCGGCAGAAAGCCGCCGTGAAATTCCTCGTCGATCAGGTCTTCACCACGCCGACCTATCTCATCGACGTGCCGACGCTGCGCCGGCTGGAATCGGAAGGCAACATCAACCGCGTCGTGAACGCCCAGTCGCGCACGCTGAACAGCCTGCTCGCCAACGCCAAGCTGCAGCGTCTGGTGGAAATCGAAGCCACGTCCACCAACCAGGCCAACGTGTACCCGCTGGGCGAGATGCTCTCCGACGTGCGCCGCGGCCTCTGGAGCGAACTGGCGAGTGGCAAGCCGGTCACGGCCTACCGTCGGCGGCTGCAGAACAACTACCTCGAGATGATGGCGGCCAAGATCAAGCCCCCCGCGCCTTCGCCGGTCGAGGCCCAGATCGCACAGCTGCTGGGCATGCCGCTGGTGCAGCCGCGGGACTTCCGGGCGATGGTGAAGGACGAGATGCGGACGCTCGATCGGGAGCTCACCGCCGCGATCGGGCGTACCGGAGACCGGGCCTCGCGGGCTCACATGCAGGACGCCCGCGATCAGATCAAGACCATGCTGGATACCGACAAGTAG
- a CDS encoding LytTR family DNA-binding domain-containing protein, producing MLRILVVEDEPLVQQRIVRLCRELLGSSTSIDSAASLDDAEDVLRRLPIDVLLLDLNLQGEDGFSLLHRAIASTFHTIVISAHADRALEAFALGVLDFLAKPFPRARLAQALERAQTASRTSGRAARQLGVWRVHGVTLIPVEDIAWIQADGDYCALRLVNGRRELHDKTLDRLQQVLPAAFVRIHRSYLVNMHLADSLLVESGGRYRLRMQGGMELPVGRSRVQSVRERLL from the coding sequence GTGCTGAGAATCCTCGTCGTCGAAGATGAGCCGCTGGTGCAGCAGCGCATCGTGCGCCTGTGCCGCGAACTCCTGGGGTCGTCCACATCGATCGACAGCGCGGCGTCCCTGGATGACGCCGAGGACGTGTTGCGGCGACTTCCCATCGATGTGCTGCTGCTCGATCTCAACCTGCAGGGAGAGGACGGTTTTTCCCTGCTGCATCGCGCGATCGCCAGCACGTTTCACACCATCGTCATCTCGGCACATGCCGACCGTGCGCTGGAGGCGTTTGCCCTGGGCGTGCTCGACTTCCTGGCCAAACCCTTTCCCCGTGCGCGACTGGCCCAGGCGCTCGAGCGGGCACAAACGGCGTCCCGCACGTCGGGGCGTGCCGCGCGTCAGCTCGGGGTGTGGCGGGTTCACGGTGTGACCCTGATCCCGGTGGAGGACATCGCCTGGATCCAGGCCGATGGAGACTACTGCGCGCTGCGCCTGGTGAACGGACGACGGGAACTGCACGACAAGACCCTCGATCGGCTGCAGCAGGTGTTGCCGGCGGCGTTTGTGCGCATCCATCGCTCGTATCTCGTGAACATGCACCTCGCGGATTCGCTGCTCGTGGAGAGTGGTGGCCGGTATCGTCTCCGCATGCAGGGCGGCATGGAACTCCCGGTGGGGCGTTCCCGCGTGCAATCCGTCCGCGAGCGATTGCTGTAA